The Capra hircus breed San Clemente chromosome 25, ASM170441v1, whole genome shotgun sequence genome has a window encoding:
- the GDPD3 gene encoding glycerophosphodiester phosphodiesterase domain-containing protein 3 isoform X1, which produces MSPLLYYALPALGSYVMLSFFFLRRPRLLHTPWVPAFRPRLGAHRGGSGERLENTMEAMENSMAQRADLLELDCHLTRDGVVVVSHDKNLFRQTGVNRDVGSLNFEDLPLLKEELEVYFSPGHFARGADRHMVRLEDLFRRFPQTPMSVEVKERNEELIHKIAGLVRHYDRNEITIWASEKSSIMKKCKAANPEMPTSFTLSRGFWVLLFYYLGLLPFISIPEKFLICFLPTIINRTYFPFSRSGLNQLAAVVAKWLIMRKSLIQHLQQRGVQVVFWCLNEESDFEAAFNLGATGVITDYPTALRCYLDSRGPPALAS; this is translated from the exons ATGAGCCCTCTGCTCTACTACGCCCTGCCCGCCCTGGGCAGCTATGTCATGCTGTCCTTCTTCTTCCTGCGCCGACCTCGCCTGCTGCACACACCTTGGGTTCCAGCCTTCCGTCCCCGCCTGGGGGCCCACCGCGGAG GGTCTGGAGAGcgcctggagaacaccatggagGCCATGGAGAA CTCCATGGCCCAGCGAGCGGACCTCCTGGAGCTCGACTGCCACCTGACTCGGGACGGCGTGGTGGTGGTGTCACATGACAAAAACCTGTTCCGCCAGACAGGTGTGAACAGGGACGTGGGCAGCCTAAACTTTGAG GACCTGCCCCTCTTAAAGGAAGAGCTAGAGGTCTATTTCTCACCAG gccACTTTGCACGCGGGGCCGACCGGCACATGGTGCGTCTGGAGGACTTATTCCGGAGGTTCCCGCAGACGCCCATGAGTGTGGAAGTCAAAGAGCGAAATGAAGAGCTCATTCACAAG ATAGCAGGCCTGGTGAGGCACTATGACCGCAACGAAATCACCATCTGGGCCTCGGAGAAGAGCTCCATCATGAAGAAATGCAAGGCTGCT AACCCTGAGATGCCCACCTCCTTCACACTGAGCCGAGGGTTCTGGGTGCTGCTGTTTTATTACCTGGGGCTGCTGCCCTTCATCTCCATCCCTGAGAAGTTCCTCATCTGCTTCCTGCCGACCATCATCAACAG GACCTACTTCCCGTTTTCCCGCTCAGGGCTGAATCAACTGGCGGCCGTGGTTGCCAAATG gctcaTCATGAGGAAGAGTCTGATCCAACACCTGCAGCAGCGAGGGGTGCAG gTGGTATTTTGGTGCCTTAATGAAGAGTCAGACTTCGAAGCAGCCTTCAACCTGGGGGCCACTGGAGTCATAACTGATTACCCAACAGCCCTGAGGTGCTACCTGGACAGCCGTGGACCACCTGCCCTAGCCTCCTAA
- the TBX6 gene encoding T-box transcription factor TBX6, translated as MYHPRELYPSLGTGYRLGPPQPGADSSFPPALAEGYRYPDLDTPKLDCFLSGIEAAPRTLAAPPPLPPLPPSLGTEPPPASAPEGLHSLPGVSVSLENQELWKEFNSVGTEMIITKAGRRMFPACRVSVTGLDPEARYLFLLDVVPVDGARYRWQGRRWEPSGKAEPRLPDRVYIHPDSPATGAHWMRQSVSFHRVKLTNSTLDPHGHLILHSMHKYQPRIHLVRAAQLCSQHWGGVASFRFPETTFISVTAYQNPRITQLKIAANPFAKGFRENGRNCKRERDARVKRKLRGPEPAATAGYGSGDAPGGPCDSTLGGDVRESDPEQAPVPGEAAPAPAPPCSGPSAEAYLLHPAAFHGAPSHLPIRNPSFPEAPDSGRPAPYSAAFLELQPGPAGSGYPAAAPSASFASHFLQGGPFPLPYPGPGAYLDVGSKPMY; from the exons ATGTACCACCCACGAGAGTTGTACCCCTCCCTGGGGACTGGCTACCGCCTTGGGCCCCCCCAGCCTGGGGCAGATTCCAGCTTCCCGCCTGCCCTGGCAGAGGGCTACCGCTACCCTG ATCTGGACACTCCCAAACTGGACTGCTTCCTCTCTGGGATTGAGGCTGCTCCCCGAACTCTGGCTGCTCCCCCACCTCTACCCCCACTGCCCCCATCCCTGGGCACTGAGCCGCCACCCGCTTCAGCCCCAGAGGGCCTTCATTCACTCCCTGGAGTCAGCGTGAGCCTGGAGAACCAGGAGCTATGGAAAGAGTTCAACTCCGTGGGAACAGAGATGATCATCACCAAAGCTGGGAG gCGCATGTTCCCTGCTTGCCGAGTATCAGTCACTGGCCTGGACCCCGAGGCCCGCTACCTGTTTCTTCTGGACGTGGTCCCAGTGGATGGGGCTCGCTACCGCTGGCAGGGCCGGCGCTGGGAGCCCAGCGGCAAGGCAGAGCCCCGCCTGCCTGACCGTGTTTACATTCACCCGGACTCCCCTGCCACTGGAGCCCACTGGATGCGGCAGTCTGTGTCTTTCCACCGTGTCAAGCTCACCAACAGCACACTGGACCCCCATGGCCAC CTGATCTTGCACTCCATGCATAAGTATCAGCCCCGCATACACTTGGTGCGGGCTGCCCAGCTCTGCAGCCAACACTGGGGGGGCGTTGCCTCCTTCCGCTTCCCGGAGACCACATTCATCTCTGTGACAGCCTACCAGAACCCACGG ATCACGCAACTGAAGATTGCAGCCAATCCCTTTGCCAAGGGCTTCCGGGAGAATGGCCGAAACTGTAAGAG GGAGCGAGACGCCCGTGTGAAGAGGAAACTGCGGGGCCCAGAGCCGGCAGCCACAGCAGGCTATGGGAGTGGAG ATGCTCCAGGTGGTCCCTGTGATTCCACGCTGGGTGGGGATGTTCGGGAGTCAGATCCAGAGCAGGCCCCAGTGCCTGGGGAAGctgcccctgccccagctccTCCCTGCAGTGGCCCCAGTGCTGAGGCCTACCTGCTGCACCCTGCCGCTTTCCACGGGGCCCCCAGTCACCTTCCAATCAG GAATCCCAGCTTCCCGGAGGCTCCAGACTCTGGGCGCCCAGCCCCCTACTCAGCCGCCTTCCTGGAGCTGCAGCCCGGGCCAGCAGGCTCAGGATACCCAGCAGCAGCACCCTCAGCATCCTTTGCCTCGCACTTCCTCCAAGGGGGCCCCTTCCCACTGCCCTACCCTGGGCCTGGGGCTTACCTGGATGTGGGCTCCAAACCAATGTACTGA
- the GDPD3 gene encoding glycerophosphodiester phosphodiesterase domain-containing protein 3 isoform X2 encodes MAQRADLLELDCHLTRDGVVVVSHDKNLFRQTGVNRDVGSLNFEDLPLLKEELEVYFSPGHFARGADRHMVRLEDLFRRFPQTPMSVEVKERNEELIHKIAGLVRHYDRNEITIWASEKSSIMKKCKAANPEMPTSFTLSRGFWVLLFYYLGLLPFISIPEKFLICFLPTIINRTYFPFSRSGLNQLAAVVAKWLIMRKSLIQHLQQRGVQVVFWCLNEESDFEAAFNLGATGVITDYPTALRCYLDSRGPPALAS; translated from the exons ATGGCCCAGCGAGCGGACCTCCTGGAGCTCGACTGCCACCTGACTCGGGACGGCGTGGTGGTGGTGTCACATGACAAAAACCTGTTCCGCCAGACAGGTGTGAACAGGGACGTGGGCAGCCTAAACTTTGAG GACCTGCCCCTCTTAAAGGAAGAGCTAGAGGTCTATTTCTCACCAG gccACTTTGCACGCGGGGCCGACCGGCACATGGTGCGTCTGGAGGACTTATTCCGGAGGTTCCCGCAGACGCCCATGAGTGTGGAAGTCAAAGAGCGAAATGAAGAGCTCATTCACAAG ATAGCAGGCCTGGTGAGGCACTATGACCGCAACGAAATCACCATCTGGGCCTCGGAGAAGAGCTCCATCATGAAGAAATGCAAGGCTGCT AACCCTGAGATGCCCACCTCCTTCACACTGAGCCGAGGGTTCTGGGTGCTGCTGTTTTATTACCTGGGGCTGCTGCCCTTCATCTCCATCCCTGAGAAGTTCCTCATCTGCTTCCTGCCGACCATCATCAACAG GACCTACTTCCCGTTTTCCCGCTCAGGGCTGAATCAACTGGCGGCCGTGGTTGCCAAATG gctcaTCATGAGGAAGAGTCTGATCCAACACCTGCAGCAGCGAGGGGTGCAG gTGGTATTTTGGTGCCTTAATGAAGAGTCAGACTTCGAAGCAGCCTTCAACCTGGGGGCCACTGGAGTCATAACTGATTACCCAACAGCCCTGAGGTGCTACCTGGACAGCCGTGGACCACCTGCCCTAGCCTCCTAA
- the YPEL3 gene encoding protein yippee-like 3: MVRISKPKTFQAYLDDCHRRYSCAHCRAHLANHDDLISKSFQGSQGRAYLFNSVVNVGCGPAEERVLLTGLHAVADIHCENCKTTLGWKYEQAFESSQKYKEGKYIIELNHMIKDNGWD, encoded by the exons ATGGTGCGGATTTCAAAGCCCAAGACGTTTCAGGCCTACCTGGATGATTGTCACCGGAGGTATAGCTGTGCCCACTGCCGCGCTCACCTGGCCAACCACGACGACCTCATCTCCAAG TCCTTCCAGGGCAGTCAGGGGCGAGCCTACCTCTTCAACTCTGT GGTGAACGTGGGCTGTGGGCCAGCCGAGGAGCGGGTGCTGCTGACAGGCCTCCATGCCGTCGCTGACATCCATTGTGAAAACTGCAAGACCACTTTGGGCTGGAAATAT GAACAGGCCTTCGAGAGCAGCCAGAAGTACAAAGAGGGGAAGTACATCATTGAACTCAACCACATGATCAAAGACAACGGCTGGGACTGA